The Gemmatimonadota bacterium genome includes a region encoding these proteins:
- a CDS encoding sulfite oxidase encodes MGADSSIKRLNTLYREDPDEADRLLFGRRTYPDRRGFLKNAGLAAMGALVGAAIPFHRDIPAHFIPVALAAEGVIPGKDGLTVLNDLPMCAETPPHLLDDTITPTERHFVRNNGLMPEDLDASRWLLAIDGLVDHPLTLGLDDLGARFEVVTRALALECAGNGRAFFDPKTKGEQWTYGAVACSKWTGVRLSDVLAAAGIWPEAVYTAHYGADTHLSGASAGLPISRGVPIDKAMDPHSLIAFAQNGRPIHPMNGGPLRLIVPGWPGSCSQKWLTRVEIRDRVHDGPKMTGTSYRLPDRGIAPGETVDEQDFRIIERMPVKSLITHPATGHRTTEGSVEVRGHGWTGEGRVDSVDLSIDFGATWMPATLDDPVNAYAWQNWRATVSFPQEGYYEVWARATDSRGVSQPHAIAWNPGGYLNNAMHRIAVYVE; translated from the coding sequence ATGGGTGCGGATTCTTCGATAAAACGGCTTAACACACTATACCGGGAAGACCCCGACGAGGCCGACCGGTTGCTGTTCGGACGCCGCACCTATCCTGATCGGCGCGGATTCCTGAAGAACGCCGGCCTGGCGGCCATGGGCGCGCTGGTCGGGGCCGCGATCCCCTTCCACCGCGACATCCCCGCCCACTTCATTCCGGTGGCGCTCGCCGCCGAGGGCGTCATTCCCGGCAAGGACGGCCTCACGGTCCTCAATGACCTGCCCATGTGCGCGGAGACCCCTCCGCACCTCCTCGATGACACCATCACGCCCACCGAAAGACACTTCGTCCGCAACAACGGACTGATGCCCGAGGATCTGGACGCATCGCGCTGGCTACTTGCGATCGACGGCCTGGTCGACCACCCGTTGACGCTCGGTCTCGATGATCTAGGAGCGCGTTTCGAAGTCGTAACCCGTGCATTGGCCCTGGAATGCGCGGGTAACGGGCGTGCCTTCTTCGACCCGAAGACGAAGGGCGAACAGTGGACCTACGGCGCGGTGGCCTGCTCGAAGTGGACGGGGGTGCGGCTTTCAGATGTGCTGGCGGCCGCTGGAATCTGGCCCGAAGCCGTCTACACCGCCCACTACGGCGCCGATACCCACCTTTCCGGCGCGTCGGCCGGGCTTCCCATCTCCCGCGGGGTGCCGATCGACAAGGCCATGGACCCGCACAGTCTCATCGCCTTTGCCCAGAACGGCCGGCCGATCCACCCTATGAACGGCGGCCCGCTGCGGCTGATCGTCCCCGGTTGGCCCGGTTCGTGTTCCCAGAAGTGGCTGACTCGCGTTGAGATCCGGGACCGGGTACACGACGGGCCCAAGATGACCGGAACCTCTTACCGCCTGCCGGACCGTGGGATCGCGCCCGGCGAGACCGTGGATGAACAGGACTTCCGCATCATCGAGCGCATGCCGGTGAAGTCGCTGATCACCCATCCCGCGACGGGACACCGGACAACGGAAGGCTCGGTCGAGGTGCGCGGTCATGGGTGGACGGGCGAGGGGCGCGTCGACTCGGTGGACCTGTCGATCGACTTCGGGGCGACCTGGATGCCCGCGACGCTGGATGATCCGGTAAACGCCTACGCCTGGCAGAACTGGCGGGCCACAGTGTCGTTCCCGCAGGAAGGATATTACGAGGTTTGGGCCAGGGCGACGGATTCGCGCGGCGTCAGCCAGCCCCACGCCATCGCGTGGAATCCCGGCGGCTACCTGAACAACGCCATGCACCGTATTGCCGTTTACGTGGAGTGA
- a CDS encoding VOC family protein, translated as MHKVQGFGGFFFRAEDPEGLAKWYHDHLGIDPAPTNMEMTPWMTKSGVTVFSPFNADTDYFAADKAFMLNFRVADLDAMITQLKSADIEVSHESEMEGIGRFARIHDPEGNAIELWEPAS; from the coding sequence GTGCATAAAGTTCAGGGATTCGGCGGGTTCTTCTTTCGGGCAGAGGATCCGGAAGGACTTGCGAAATGGTACCATGATCACCTTGGCATCGATCCTGCTCCAACGAACATGGAGATGACGCCCTGGATGACCAAGTCCGGGGTCACGGTTTTCTCACCATTCAACGCTGACACGGATTACTTCGCAGCGGACAAGGCTTTCATGTTGAACTTCCGCGTGGCCGATCTGGACGCGATGATCACACAATTGAAGTCTGCGGATATCGAGGTCAGCCACGAAAGCGAGATGGAGGGCATCGGTCGCTTCGCCCGTATCCACGACCCCGAAGGAAACGCGATCGAGCTTTGGGAACCCGCCTCGTGA
- a CDS encoding type II toxin-antitoxin system RelE/ParE family toxin, with protein MLRVVFYRTESGREPVRDWLTTLTREDKKAIGADIKTVQFGWPLGMPLVRRLYRGVWEVRSVLQGRKARVLFTVQGSSIVLLHGFIKKERKTPYQDLQLAKTRAAKLGDLPE; from the coding sequence ATGTTGCGTGTAGTTTTCTATAGGACTGAAAGTGGACGTGAACCGGTCCGGGATTGGTTGACAACTTTAACCAGAGAGGATAAGAAGGCTATAGGCGCAGATATCAAGACAGTTCAGTTTGGCTGGCCATTGGGTATGCCACTAGTACGCAGACTGTATCGTGGGGTTTGGGAAGTGAGGTCTGTACTTCAAGGACGCAAAGCGCGAGTGCTGTTCACAGTTCAAGGCAGCTCGATCGTTTTATTGCACGGGTTCATCAAGAAGGAACGTAAGACACCCTATCAGGACCTGCAACTCGCCAAAACGCGAGCGGCTAAGCTGGGAGATTTGCCAGAATGA
- a CDS encoding helix-turn-helix domain-containing protein codes for MTSVNIHVGSDFDDYLKEEGLTQEVERVAIKRVGAYQVGQYMLNQGLTKTEMARRMHTSRASLDRLLDPENSSVTLQTLERAARALGRRLHIALV; via the coding sequence ATGACTTCTGTTAACATACACGTCGGAAGCGACTTCGATGACTATCTGAAGGAAGAAGGACTGACTCAAGAGGTAGAACGAGTCGCGATAAAGCGAGTGGGTGCTTATCAGGTGGGGCAATACATGTTGAATCAGGGACTGACCAAGACGGAAATGGCCCGGCGAATGCACACGAGTCGTGCCTCACTGGATCGTCTACTGGATCCGGAAAACAGTTCGGTTACGTTGCAAACCCTCGAACGGGCGGCCCGTGCGCTGGGGAGACGTCTGCATATCGCGCTGGTTTGA
- a CDS encoding phytanoyl-CoA dioxygenase family protein translates to MAQTTLQDTRFKQMPTPEDLIRMSRDLRYHPVRNDHPAVLTSAQIDIFNEQGYLKPFRIYSDEEIDAIRDEFDGMIEQVMARGDHNYSIISAHLKSGMVHDIMNDPRIVAYISDLLGDDVVGWGAHFFCKLPGDGKIVNWHQDASFWPLSPSKTVTAWLAIDDADTGNACMRFVAGSHHYGHLTYHMSEEVENNVLNQTVKEVGMYGTEVDIELKAGEISLHSDLLLHGSGLNTSDRRRCGLTLRFCAASVRAELNWNKEGVIVKGSDPTDHWADLPRPAVDNV, encoded by the coding sequence ATGGCGCAGACGACCCTGCAGGACACCCGATTCAAGCAGATGCCGACCCCGGAAGACCTGATCCGCATGTCCCGCGACCTGCGGTATCACCCGGTCCGCAACGACCATCCGGCCGTGCTTACGAGCGCACAGATCGATATCTTCAACGAACAGGGCTACCTGAAGCCCTTCAGGATTTACTCGGACGAAGAAATCGACGCCATCCGGGATGAGTTCGACGGCATGATCGAGCAGGTCATGGCGCGGGGCGACCACAACTATTCCATCATTTCGGCCCACCTGAAATCGGGCATGGTGCACGACATCATGAACGATCCGCGGATCGTCGCCTACATCAGCGACCTGCTTGGCGACGACGTCGTGGGCTGGGGCGCCCACTTCTTCTGCAAGCTTCCGGGGGACGGCAAGATAGTCAACTGGCACCAGGACGCCAGTTTCTGGCCCCTCTCGCCTTCAAAGACGGTCACCGCCTGGCTGGCCATCGACGACGCGGACACGGGCAACGCCTGCATGCGATTCGTGGCCGGATCGCACCACTACGGGCACCTTACCTATCACATGAGCGAAGAAGTCGAGAACAACGTGCTCAACCAGACGGTGAAAGAAGTCGGGATGTACGGCACCGAGGTGGACATCGAACTCAAGGCGGGAGAGATCTCACTGCACAGCGACCTGCTGCTGCATGGATCCGGGCTCAATACATCGGACCGTCGCCGTTGCGGCCTGACGCTCAGGTTCTGCGCCGCCTCCGTCCGCGCCGAACTCAACTGGAACAAGGAAGGCGTGATCGTCAAGGGATCCGATCCCACGGACCACTGGGCGGATCTGCCGCGGCCGGCCGTGGATAACGTGTAG